The genomic stretch AACCAACCAGACGAACCATCCATGGCCCGTGACATCCGTAACAACATCGGCAAAGACGCCAAAACCGGTACAATGAATGTCAACAGGACCTAGTGAGGCCCATGATGGCTGTCAAGCCCCCGAGGGGCTGGCACTACAGCGCAAAGTCGCTCTCTTGGGCGGGCGGACCCGTGTTTCTGATAGCGCCAGGGGGCGTAACGAGGCCTGAGCTTGGTTCAAATCAACCACCTTGCGCTGTAGTGCTAGTACTCGCTGACCCGCTGAGACTGCTCAGAAAGCGCATGCGTGCGCGATGCCGCGTCTGGCGAGCAACCGTGAACGACTTCATGCCGAACCGGTTCACCAAGCTGATGAACCCCGTTCCCATCGTTCAATCGGGGGTTCACCCCGGTGTTGTATACCGCAACGATGGGGAATGATGAGAATTGAGAACGGGGCGTGGTATGTCGTTACCGTAGCCTGGTACCTGTGCGGCGGCGGCCTGCGGGTTTCAGCTTCGGGTGAAGCCTTCCGATCAGATGTGCTCGGCCACGATGCCGTACATCTGGGCGTAGGCCTGGAAGTCTCGCACGTGCTTGCCGGTGATGAAGAGCTGATGGAAACCTTGCGTGTCGCGGACGTCGGCCGGGCCGTCGAGTTCCAGTTCGACCGAGGTTCGGCAGCCGCCGGCCGGAGGCGTTTCGTAGTTCCGAATCACCTTGCCCTGCCCCAGGATCATACGTCCGGGCTCCATGAGTTCCATCACGGTAACGTCCGTGCCCTCCGGCCAGATGACCTGGAACGAGACGCCCAGGTCGGATTCCGCGTGGCTGCGAAGTATAAACTTGGCCGGGTCCTTGTCGAAACCAAAGATCCGAGTCCCGCAAACGCAGTGCGCGCCGATGAAGGTGTTGTCCACCGTGTTGGGAACCGGGTCCTGGACGAAGCCCGGTTTGCCAAGGAGCTTGAGACACAGTTCCTGAGACATGACCGGTCGGATGTCGGCCTCGCAGGTCGCGGAGATGCCTTCGTCGAGAAACTTGCACCAGGCCATGCATGGGGGCGTCGGGATCTTCCGTTCGGCGACCAGGCCAAGGCAGTCCATGGTGATACCCTGGCAATCTTCTTCCTGAAGGATCTTCCGAGCGGCGACATAATTGCGAGCGGCGTTGAGGAGATCCTCATCCGTCGGCTCGACGATCCTGGCAGCAGCTTTCTTATAGTCGTCGGCGATCGCCCGCACCTCGGGGGTCACCTGAACGGTCGCCAGGGCTTCGACGAATCGCTCCCGCGGCAGAAACTTCAGCGACAAGCCGAGCGGTTCGAGGACCTGTTCCTTGTTCTGTGTGCCAGCGAGGACCGCGATCCTGGTCCGGCGGATATCGTGGTGCGCGCGAACCATGCGGAGGCCGAAGCGGACGGGGTTGAGGTCGAAGTCGGCGCAGGAAGCCAGGTACACGCCCGCCTGTTTGGCGATCTTCTGGATGTGACCGGTGAAACACACGCCCAGCGGGGCGAAGATGATGGTCGGTATTCCGGAATCGGCGATCTTGGCCACCTGGGGCCAGTTCTGGAAATGCAGAGGAAAGACGATGGTGCCATCGAGGTTGTCGGCCTTGGCCGCAGCGACGAACTTGTCAGTTGCGGCATCGTCGTGTAAGGGCTCGTCGGCCCAGGTCAAACGGATCTTCATGTCGGCAGCGAACTGGCCGACCAATTGCCTGCACTTGTTCATGAACGGGCCGCACATGTTCTTGTCCCAGGCCGTGCCGGGCCAGCCGAGCCAATAGTCCTGCTTAGGTCGAATGAAAACCGCGCGGACCTCGGGCATTTCCCGGTTTGTCGCCGGTCGCGAGGCGGCCGCGCCGGCAGCTTGGACCTGGCGCGCAAGCAGGCCGCCGATGATGGCCGTTCCGGCGGCGGACGCGAGCATTTCCCGACGTGAGAAACCGTCACACGAATTGAGGCAGTGATGACACATAGGCGCGCTCCTGGTTGTGAGAACACATTCTGCACGTACCTTGCTCGGTGCAGGTCGTCGCCGCATGAATTGGCCCGACGACGAATCCCGGACGGCATCATAGCCGATGGCCGTGAGGCGTGACAACCGGCGGTGACGGGCTGTTCGCGCGGCCGGCGAGGCGGGCGGCAGACACCCTTTGCACGGCATGCAGGTTCAAGAAGCCGTCGCGCCGACGGAGGAGGGACTGATTCAGAACCGGAGGTTACCGGGGCGAGCACCCCAACTCAGCCGCCACGGCGGCCATTTCGCCGATCATGCCGTCGACCAGTTCGACGGACTCTCGCATAATGCCCTCCCGGTCGCCTTTGCCGGGCAGGGCGGCCTCCCAGGCTGTCAAGGCTTTCCCGGCCTGATCAAGGCTGTCCAGATACATCTTGAAGAATCGCCTGGCGGACTCCTTGTCTTGATCAGCGACGCCGCCTGATGTGACAAGCTGTTTCAGTATCCAGAGAGCCTTGAGCGAGTTGATGTATCCCTGCACGACCAGACTTTCCTGAATGAGCACCTCTTCGCCCAATTCACGGGCAAGCGTGACCGCTCGCTCGGCGTGGGCGACGTCGCTATCGAGCTGCTCCGCGGTTTTGATATCGCCCCAGGGAGTGGGGTACACGTCCCACAAGACGTAGCCGAGATCCGGCAGCTTGCCCTGTTTGAGCATGTCGGCCACCTTGCCGGGCGTCTTGCGCTTCTCGCCGGCGGGCCATTCGCTGCCGTAGACGTCCCATGCGACGGGCCCGAGTGTGTCGGACCATTCGGCAAACTTCTGCGGGTCTTTCATGCCCTGTCGAACCGCCCACGAGAGGGCAAACTCGTGCGGAGACCGGCCCTTGGCGTTCCAGCCCCACTCGGCCGCCGCCTCGGTGTTGAAGGCTACATGCCGGATCCGCGGGACGGCGTAGCCGAGGAAACCCGAGAGCTTCTTGTCGACGAATTCGTTCATGCGGTAATGCATGAAGTGTGCTCCGGTGAAGGGCTGCCAGCAACCGACAAGAGCACAAGTGTTTGCGCACACACCGATCCAGCGGCCCTTGCGAGCGGTCTCGACCAGATACGGGCGAATCATCGGCTTCTCGCTGGTGTTGTAGGTGAACAGGCTGTGGTAGTACCACACCTTGACCTCCGGCGGCAGTTCGGCGAACACCTTCGGGTTGCTTTTTTCGGTTTCCTCGCTGGTCAGGACGCGCAGGCCAAGGTTCGGCTGCTTTTCACGCGCCTTTTTCCAGGCCGCGACGATCACCCGGGCTTCCAGGACGTTGCGGTCTTGCTTGACGCACTTGTCGCACTGACAGCCCTTTTGTCCGCCGAGATTCTCGGTCATCCAGACGTCGACTTCGCGCACGCCGGGCTTTTCTCCCCAAAGCAGCAGCCACTGGGTCAGCAGGTCCGTGAAGATGGGATTCGAGTAGCAGATGGCACCGGGCTTGGCGTCCTTGCCCTGAAGCTCGGGATATGCCTTGAAGAGGCCGCCACCCGCAAGTTGCTCGAGGTGCAGCACGACCGGAACAGGGTTGACGCCGTAGATCGGCCCCTCATCGATCATTCTTTGTTTGTACGGCGGATAACGGACGAAACACTGCTTGTTCTCATCGACGCCGGTGGTTGAGATCTGCTCGTCGTAGTTCATTTTCCGATCCGACATCCAGCGGATCTGCTCCGAGCTGTCGCCACCCCACAATCCGCGATCTTCCAGATCCGGCCAGTCGGTGATGCTGACCAGCGGAATCGCAGCGCCATCCTCGGTCAGCCCGGGCTTGATCAATTGCTGCATCGTCTTGGCAGCGTAGTACAGTCCTCTCGGCCCGCCTCCGAGCAGCAGCAGGCCGCTGCCTTCGGTTGGGATGATGCGATAGGCCTGGTCGCGATTGGGAAGACTCGCCAAAGCGGATTCCTGGGGGTCGACCTTCAGGATCAAGTGGATTGAGGCATCGGATGCGGGGCGCTGTGGCGCCCTGAGACACTCATGCAGCTCCCTGGTCGCCTGAACAGCCAAAGGCTCCTTGTCGTCGCGCAGGGTAATCCCGATCTGGTTCACCGGGACCTGTACCTTCGATAGAAACTCGATTCTCTTGGGCAGTGGAACCAGATGCCGGGTCCAGTTCAGCGCTTCTTCCTGAGACACGGGCTGAGACGGGGCGGGAGCCGCCGCTGCAATGGTTACGCAGAGATTGATGAACGCATTTGCCAACAGATACCGTTTCATGAAAGACTCCTTCAGCCTGATCGATTCAAGAGCCGTCGGCAGGTCTCATCCGCTGCGCGGATTTCGACCATGTCCTGTCTTCATTGCACACCGGCTTCACGGGATTGTACCGAAGGTCCTTCACTCAAGCGATAGCACTCTGACTCTGAGATCCGGGCAGGGATTCGGCACGAACGGTCCCGATTTGCGAGCGTGGTTTGTCGCGATCCGTCGGCGGGTGGGGGTTGATTCCGGCGTCAGGGGAACCGCGTTAGAATACCCGCGCCGAGTTGCGTGGCAAGGACTTCACTTGACTCTTGTTCCGTTGTGGCGGGCAACGGGACGGCAAACGAAACGAAAGGGTGATTCAATGCATCAATATGCTCGCGTGCGAAGCGAAATCATATTCCTGGTTGCGGTGGCCGGATTGTGTGTATTCGGCGGCACAGCCACGGCGCAGTCAGCCGGCCAGAGCCCGATTCGCATCGGTTCTCAGCGGCAGGTGTTCATCGACGGAACGTTTCTTGCCGAGGCCAAGAGCATTGAGCTCGTGGTTCATCCGCCCCGCAAGAGCGGGGAAATGAACATCAAGCCCGAACACGAATGGGAAAGCGGCGGCATCGGCCCGTACAGCAGCGTCCTGCACGAGGGCGACACCTATCATGCGTGGTACCACGCCATGGAT from Phycisphaerae bacterium encodes the following:
- a CDS encoding glycoside hydrolase family 20 zincin-like fold domain-containing protein — translated: MKRYLLANAFINLCVTIAAAAPAPSQPVSQEEALNWTRHLVPLPKRIEFLSKVQVPVNQIGITLRDDKEPLAVQATRELHECLRAPQRPASDASIHLILKVDPQESALASLPNRDQAYRIIPTEGSGLLLLGGGPRGLYYAAKTMQQLIKPGLTEDGAAIPLVSITDWPDLEDRGLWGGDSSEQIRWMSDRKMNYDEQISTTGVDENKQCFVRYPPYKQRMIDEGPIYGVNPVPVVLHLEQLAGGGLFKAYPELQGKDAKPGAICYSNPIFTDLLTQWLLLWGEKPGVREVDVWMTENLGGQKGCQCDKCVKQDRNVLEARVIVAAWKKAREKQPNLGLRVLTSEETEKSNPKVFAELPPEVKVWYYHSLFTYNTSEKPMIRPYLVETARKGRWIGVCANTCALVGCWQPFTGAHFMHYRMNEFVDKKLSGFLGYAVPRIRHVAFNTEAAAEWGWNAKGRSPHEFALSWAVRQGMKDPQKFAEWSDTLGPVAWDVYGSEWPAGEKRKTPGKVADMLKQGKLPDLGYVLWDVYPTPWGDIKTAEQLDSDVAHAERAVTLARELGEEVLIQESLVVQGYINSLKALWILKQLVTSGGVADQDKESARRFFKMYLDSLDQAGKALTAWEAALPGKGDREGIMRESVELVDGMIGEMAAVAAELGCSPR